Part of the Deltaproteobacteria bacterium genome, ACGGAGCCGCGCTTTGGCACGCTCGATATGCGTATTTCCCCGCCGTGCTCCTTTATGACGCTGTATACGATTGCCATGCCAAGCCCTATGCCATGCCCGCCTTTGCTCGAGAAGAACGGCTCGTAAATCCTTTCGATGACCTCCTTGGTCATGCCAACGCCGGTGTCCTCTATGGTGAGGGTGACGAAGCGTTTTCCTCCGGCCGCGTCCATGATGTTTTTTGTCTCGGAGTCTATCGCGTCGAGGGTTTTTACCGTAAGCGTGCCGCCTTCTGGCATGGCGTCGCAGGCGTTTATTATGAGGTTCATTATGACCTGTTCCAGCTTCACCTTGTCGCCCATGACCGTTGCAGGAGTGTACTTAAGGTGCATCCTAACGGTTATGTCCTCGGGTATGATGGCCTCGAGGAGCTTTAACATGTTATCCACGGTCTGGTTCAAGTCCATGGGCTCGAGCCGCATGGGCTGGCGTCTGCCGAATATGAGGAGCTGCTGCGTAAGATTCGTCGCGCTCTCGCATGCGCTAAGCGTAAGTGTAAGGGGCTTATGGAGCTTGTTGGATGGTTCTATTTCGTCTAACGCGTACTGCGTCATCCCCTTTATGGTGGAGAGCATGTTTTTAAAGTCGTGGGCAATGCCTCCTGCGAGCCTGCCGATAGCTTCCATCTTCTGCGACTGTATGAGCTGGGTGTAGAGCTTTTCCTTTTCAGCCTCTGCCTCTTTTTCCTTTGTGATGTCCACGACTACGACGTCCAGGTAGCCTTTCTCCGGGTAGAGCTTGGCCGAGTATTTTACCCAGATGTTAGAGCCGTCTTTTTTTCTGGCAAAGACCTCGTAGTCGTTTATCTGGCCGTGCTCTTTTATGTGTTCGACCATGTAGTTTCGGTCTTCTATGCGCGCGTATGCGCTAGGGGCGTAGAACTGCTCGAGCATTTCCTCTCTGTTCTTGTACCCGAACATGGAGGCGAGGCGTTCGTTTGCTTCGATGAGCTTTCCGTCGCTCGCCCTCGTTCTAGAGAGCCCGACAAGCGAGTTCTGGAACATCTCGCGGTATTCTGTCTGCGTGTCCTCAAGTGCGGTCTTTTGGGCCTCGATGAGCCTGGCAATCAGCTTTTCTTTTTCCGCCTCGGCCGTTTTTTCCCTGGATATGTCGATTACCACGGTGTCGATGTGGTTTTCGTCCTTATATAGCTTTGCCGAGTATTTTACCCAGATAGGCGAGCCGTCCTTCTTTTTCCCGAGCACCTCGTAGTTGCTTATCTCGCCGTGTTTTTTGAGGACTGCGATTACGTAGTCGCGGTCCTTTATGTCGGCGTACGCGTTGGATGAGTAGAACTCGCTAAGTATTTCCTTTGTGTTCTTGTACCCGAGCATGGTGGCAAAGCTCTCGTTGCATTCGATGAGCTTGCCGTCGTTAACTCGCGTTCTCGCCAGCCCTACAAGCGAGTTCTGGAACATGTCGCGGTATTGTTCGAGGGATTTCTGCAGTTGCTCGCCGGCCTCTTTCTCTTTTGTTATATCTATCAGGACCGAGTCGAGATATCCTTCCTCGGGGTAGAGTTTGGATGAGTACTTAACCCAGATATTAGAGCCATCTGTCTTTCTTGCGAAGACTTCGTAGTCTTTTATCTCGCCTTTTTCCTTGAGTGTCTTTATAAGGTAGTCGCGGTCTTCTTGCCTTGTGTAGGCATTCGGGGCGTAGAACTGCTCGAGCATTTCTACCCTGTTCTTATAGCCAAATATTTCGGCAAGGCGCTCGTTTGCCTCGAGGAGCTTGCCGTCGCTAACCCGCGTTCTGGCAAGCGCTACAAGCGAGTTGTGGAATATGTCGCGGTATTTGCATTCCGAGTCAAGGAGTTTGGACTCGGCTTTTTTGCGAAGCACTGCCTCGTGCTCGAGAGCCCGTATGCGTTCGAGGAGCTCTTCGTATGTGGGTTTCTTAGGCATATGCTGACCGTGGTACGGTTTAAATGCCACAAACTGTATGGTTATTCCATGAGTTTCTTGCCTAATATAGCACGGAAAACGGCTTGTTGCAATGGTATAGGTGTGCCGGACTACGGTGTCCGATTTGTTGTTTTGAGTGACCGGGGTTATTCTTTTGCAAGTGATAGTCTGACAAGTTCTGCTCTAAGTTCTTCTGTCGGAAGCCCGATTACGTTCGTCAGTGAGCCTTCGACCCTCTCTATGAGCGCTTTGCCACGGCCCTGTGCGCCGTAGGAGCCCGCCTTATCAAAGGGCTCGCCGGTCGAGATGTACTCCTCTATTTCCGAGTCTGTAAGGTCTTTGAATGTCACTCTGCTCTCGCAGGCTTTTATGGAGAGAGGCCTGTCGTCGTATATGCAAAAGGCCGTGAAAACGGAATGCGTTTTTCCGGAAAGCGTTTTTAACATCTCCTTTGCATGCGAGGCGCCTTCTGGTTTGCCAAGGATAGCTCCGTTTATCGTAACGAGCGTGTCGGCGGCTATAATGACGGCATTTTTATTTCTTGGCGCCGCGGCCTTTGCCTTTTCAAGGGCAAGCCGCGTTGCGTGCGCTGCAGCGTCCTCATGGCTTGTTATTGATTCGTCGACGTCAACGGAAGTGACCTCAAAGGTCTCTATGATGTCCTTCATGAGCTCTCTGCGGCGAGGCGAGGCGGAGGCCAGTACTGTTTTTTTTAGCGGCGTGAGCGTTTTCACAGTAGGAGAGGGCGGTTATGCTCAGGGCTGGTTTTCCGGGAATTTTAATGCTATCTTCACCGACACCGCGCCCCGGAGGTCGCCTTCCTTAAAATCGCGAGCCCTATCGTCGGGGTAGAATTTAGCGAGGAACTTCATCACCTCGGGCGCGATGTTCTCGCTTGGGCCGTGGCAGTTTAGGCAGGGCTTTTCCACTCTAAGGGGTTTCATGTAGCGAAGGTACGTGATGTCGTCATTTTCGGTAACTACGTCTATGCTCTCGAACTCGGGTGTCAGGCGGCCTTTGTCGGCAAGCGACTGCATCTCTTCGAGTATTTTTCTCTCGTAGTAGTCGGGCATGTTGGCCGGGTTTCTGTACTTTACCGAGGTCCTTTTAATCGTATGGTGCGGCTTGCTGTTGAACTCGGCCATTATCTCCGGCACTGCTATGGCGCACACGGTGATGGCCTTTAGCATGTCGCCCTCGTGCAGGAGTTTTACGAGCATGCCCTTGGTCCTCTTTAGAAGCTCTGTGGTCATTACGCGCGCGGTCTTTAGCGCGGCCTCTTCCTCGGCCTTTGTTGCAAGGGCGTTGTTGCCTTGAGAAAGCGCCAGAGAGAGGATAATAAGCAGCGATACAAAAACGGTTATCTTTGCGCGAGAACGCATTGCCGGGCGGCTCCTTGATTTTGAAAGATTTTTCCGTTCGATATAAGA contains:
- a CDS encoding PAS domain S-box protein; this translates as MPKKPTYEELLERIRALEHEAVLRKKAESKLLDSECKYRDIFHNSLVALARTRVSDGKLLEANERLAEIFGYKNRVEMLEQFYAPNAYTRQEDRDYLIKTLKEKGEIKDYEVFARKTDGSNIWVKYSSKLYPEEGYLDSVLIDITKEKEAGEQLQKSLEQYRDMFQNSLVGLARTRVNDGKLIECNESFATMLGYKNTKEILSEFYSSNAYADIKDRDYVIAVLKKHGEISNYEVLGKKKDGSPIWVKYSAKLYKDENHIDTVVIDISREKTAEAEKEKLIARLIEAQKTALEDTQTEYREMFQNSLVGLSRTRASDGKLIEANERLASMFGYKNREEMLEQFYAPSAYARIEDRNYMVEHIKEHGQINDYEVFARKKDGSNIWVKYSAKLYPEKGYLDVVVVDITKEKEAEAEKEKLYTQLIQSQKMEAIGRLAGGIAHDFKNMLSTIKGMTQYALDEIEPSNKLHKPLTLTLSACESATNLTQQLLIFGRRQPMRLEPMDLNQTVDNMLKLLEAIIPEDITVRMHLKYTPATVMGDKVKLEQVIMNLIINACDAMPEGGTLTVKTLDAIDSETKNIMDAAGGKRFVTLTIEDTGVGMTKEVIERIYEPFFSSKGGHGIGLGMAIVYSVIKEHGGEIRISSVPKRGSVIKIYLPATDEKELARTKAAEKALEREKEGGRILLVEDEILLRESTSIILKENGYEIRTAESAEAAMDVIKNEGTNFDLILSDVVLTGKTGLQLANELREKKIDIPVILCSGYAEQKLKWADIEEKGHVFIEKPYDIHRLLQLISKTIHRSRAAKNT
- a CDS encoding Maf family protein, producing the protein MKTLTPLKKTVLASASPRRRELMKDIIETFEVTSVDVDESITSHEDAAAHATRLALEKAKAAAPRNKNAVIIAADTLVTINGAILGKPEGASHAKEMLKTLSGKTHSVFTAFCIYDDRPLSIKACESRVTFKDLTDSEIEEYISTGEPFDKAGSYGAQGRGKALIERVEGSLTNVIGLPTEELRAELVRLSLAKE
- a CDS encoding DUF3365 domain-containing protein, with amino-acid sequence MRSRAKITVFVSLLIILSLALSQGNNALATKAEEEAALKTARVMTTELLKRTKGMLVKLLHEGDMLKAITVCAIAVPEIMAEFNSKPHHTIKRTSVKYRNPANMPDYYERKILEEMQSLADKGRLTPEFESIDVVTENDDITYLRYMKPLRVEKPCLNCHGPSENIAPEVMKFLAKFYPDDRARDFKEGDLRGAVSVKIALKFPENQP